DNA sequence from the Anguilla anguilla isolate fAngAng1 chromosome 4, fAngAng1.pri, whole genome shotgun sequence genome:
TGTTAATTCCATGCTTATATTCTTTCGGTTTGTAATTCAGAACATCTTCTGACAAACTCCCCGAATGAACAAAGATGAATATGCGACGATGCTTGAAAATGTTGCCGAAATAAGGGCATTGCCGAGTAAGTTATTTtcccaaatctttttttttattgttttttagaGTTTTTCCTGTGTGTATTCTTCCTCGCTGATATGTTCAACGACCTGAGTACTAATACGACAAAGCGTAAAGCCCAATTCtcaatgtagcctatttatggGAAATTACCACGCGCTGTTTCAATTAACCATGCGCATATGCATTTGACATTCTTCAATTTTATATAATGTTCTTTTTCGCAATCTATTATTGACGATAGGATACGTGGGCcagtgtttcagtaaaaaaatgtctgctttCCGTACTGAATCAATTCAAAGACGTTAGCTGTTGGTATAGAAAGGCTTAAATCCAGCATTTTCATAACGGAGAAAATATATTAACTGATATTGTAAGCCCATGTATTAGCAAATAAAACGCCTGGCAATAggtgatatttatatttaaaatgaatctaGCATAGGCCTACTTTTGAAACTTCCATGTATTAGGCCTATGTATTGCCAGTGTACCAGTTAGTCATAGTGGCTGGTTGTGTAACACACTCAGTGTAACACAGTGTAAGCAcagttttgtgttatttttattctttgcttttttatttatttaactatttatttttttgtcatgtgactTAAGCCATTGAAGTCCTGCCCTTTGCAAAAGCAGTCGCGATGGCTTCCTGGAATTGCTTAGGTCTTAGGTCTACAGCGTACTGAGCATGGTGGAACTTACACCACTTACTCATAGGTGTAAGCTAAGGTTTAATCATTGATATGATGACGCAGACTATGAGGTTGctattttgtgttcattttttccaaATCACGAACTTGGATAAAAAAGACTATTGTAAGAATGGCCATAGGCTATACTATTTTTGGTTCTTTAGGGTAGGTTATTCAGAATCTCTTGGAAAGGCATTATCTACTAGGCTCAGCCTATTGTGCGAACGTATTAAACAAGGGACACGTGGAAGAGGCCACTGCACAGCAGATTACGTTGAGGTTTCTCGAATAATTACAGTTTAAGGGTAGACATTTGAGCGATAGCTATCCCACCTTGAAGGGCTCTGACCTGGACGTAATCAACATGTCTCCTTAACTCTGATTTTTAATTAGATGCTGCGTAATGTTCTTCCCAAAAGAAATTTGGCGAGTGACGATGAATGAACTCGCTGTActtatggaaaaacaaaacacttgcATTCAGTTGAGAGTCACTGGCAGAGGAGGGTTGTGTATTATTTGATCCTGTTTAATATTAGGATACGGCGAGGGGAATTAAATGTTGACACTACGtcaaaacaaacgaaaaaaacACGAACTGATGATGGTAAAATAACTCTTGACAATACATGCAGtatgacataaaatatatttccatcGTCTCTGGCAAGTAAATTACTTATTAACTGTGAGGATTCATGTTGATATTCAGGCGCCAGGTTAAGGTTTTATCAGGGAAACCCTCTTGCAGCGCGTCACTAATCCAAGACGATTTCTAGACATATAGTAAACTTAAAATGCTCAGCGACCATGGATTGTGTTCAAAGCACTACTTTACAATCGCTGTTATATCTTATCTGTTTTAGCTGTTACcaaattgtgtattttaaaattgattatgAAGGAAAACACGACTGTTATCTGTTTTCAAAGTAATCGCACTCTGTGCGTGTTCAGTCGATCGCGCAGTCGTGCGGATAGAGTAGGCTACCTAGACAGGACGGGTTTCTGCCCTGTCTGTCCGCGCGGTCTGTGTGCTTTCAGGACCAGAATACAGTGCGCGcatacatgcgcacgcacaGTCACATATTAAGCACACTCGCGCGcgcgcaaacatacacactgacagTAGCCTGCTGCTAAGGCTTCTGTGGGAGCGCTGGTCTATTGCGAATGAGGTACAAGCGCGTACTGCCACCGAGATCATACGAGCGTACGTTGGTTTGAGGCGCAGTTCTCTCTCGGACGAAGTGAAACATCTCGTGAAATCATGCTGGATTGACTGCGGAGGAGCTATTACAATCAATGGCTTGGCTTTGAAATCGTTTGAAATTTATCGGTCggaaaggagaaaggaggagtgtgcgtgtgtgtgtctgagagagagagagagagggagagagggagcgagagaaagggagagagagaaagcgagagagagagaggagggagggaggtggaaaTAAAGATTCTTTCAACGATGGAACTTACAATGGAAAACATTGGGAATCTACACGGCGTATCTCACTCTCATCAAACGGGCGACTTGATGAGCTCTGCTCACGGACGGCAGCCCCCGACATCGCATCGGAACTTGGTGTCGCACGGACGGTCAGCGATGGTGTCCAGCATGGCTTCGATTCTGGAAGGGGCCGGGGAGTACCGGACAGATCACACGTTGTCCGGTCCCCTTCACCCCGCGATGACCATGTCGTGCGACTCCGGAATGAGCCTGAGCAGCACCTACACCACGCTGACACCGCTGCAGCACCTGCCCCCCATCTCCACCGTCTCGGATAAGTTTCACCACCATCCCCACTCGCATCCGCATCACCACCCAGCACATCAGCGCCTCACCGCCGGCAACGTCAGCGGAAGCTTTACGCTCATGCGGGACGACAGGAGTCTAGCCTCAATGAGCAATCTGTACGGCCACTACCCGAAAGACATGTCCGGCATGGGTCAGCCACTGTCGCCGCTCTCCAACGGCCTTGGCTCTTTGCACAACTCCCAGCAAACTCTCTCCGCGTACGGCCCCGGCACCCATCTCTCAAATGACAAGATGCTCAGCCCGGGGGGCTTCGAGTCCCACGCAGCCATGCTGTCCCGGAGCGAGGAGCACTTGGCGCGGGGTTTAGGGGGTCACGGGGCCGGCATGATGTCAACTCTAAACGGCATGCACCACCACGGCCACCCGCACTCTCAGGCCAACGGGTCCATGCTTTCTGAGAGGGACCGGCAGACCGCGGGGGGCGGGCAGGGCGGCGGGTCGGGGCAGGTAGAAGAGATCAACACCAAGGAGGTGGCGCAGCGGATAACGGCGGAGCTCAAACGCTACAGCATCCCTCAGGCCATCTTCGCCCAGCGGATCTTGTGTCGTTCCCAGGGTACCCTGTCTGACCTGCTACGGAACCCCAAACCGTGGAGTAAACTCAAGTCCGGCAGGGAGACCTTCCGACGGATGTGGAAGTGGCTGCAAGAGCCGGAGTTTCAGCGCATGTCAGCTCTCAGACTAGCGGGTGAGTGCGAGGAGAGATGCTCTAAACTTGCTTccgaggcaaaaaaaaaaaagaaagtatagGGAGAATCAGCGTAAATAACTGTGAGATAAAACAATGTTTGTACCCGGAGACACTCAGGGAGTGACCTGGTGATCTACCGTAAACTAGAAAGTTTACTTaaagtttcatt
Encoded proteins:
- the onecut3a gene encoding one cut domain family member 2 produces the protein MELTMENIGNLHGVSHSHQTGDLMSSAHGRQPPTSHRNLVSHGRSAMVSSMASILEGAGEYRTDHTLSGPLHPAMTMSCDSGMSLSSTYTTLTPLQHLPPISTVSDKFHHHPHSHPHHHPAHQRLTAGNVSGSFTLMRDDRSLASMSNLYGHYPKDMSGMGQPLSPLSNGLGSLHNSQQTLSAYGPGTHLSNDKMLSPGGFESHAAMLSRSEEHLARGLGGHGAGMMSTLNGMHHHGHPHSQANGSMLSERDRQTAGGGQGGGSGQVEEINTKEVAQRITAELKRYSIPQAIFAQRILCRSQGTLSDLLRNPKPWSKLKSGRETFRRMWKWLQEPEFQRMSALRLAACKRKEQEQHKDRNLAPKKQRLVFTDLQRRTLIAIFKENKRPSKEMQITISQQLGLELNTVSNFFMNARRRCVDRWHDEHAHGASPGQPGTSATTFSKA